One genomic segment of Balaenoptera musculus isolate JJ_BM4_2016_0621 chromosome 11, mBalMus1.pri.v3, whole genome shotgun sequence includes these proteins:
- the NME6 gene encoding nucleoside diphosphate kinase 6 isoform X1, translating into MRLERREMTSILRSPQALQLTLALIKPDAVAHPLILEAVHQQILSNKFLIVRMRELLWRKEDCQKFYQEHEGRFFYQRLVEFMASGPIRAYILAHKDAIQLWRTVMGPTRVFRARHVAPDSIRGSFGLTDTRNTTHGSDSVVSASREIAAFFPDFSEQRWYEEEEPQLRCGPVRYNPEGGIHFAAGTGGPGPT; encoded by the exons ATGAGGCTAGAGAG GAGGGAGATGACCTCGATCTTACGGAGCCCTCAGGCTCTCCAGCTTACTCTGGCTCTGATCAAGCCTGATGCAGTTGCTCACCCACTGATTCTGGAG GCTGTTCATCAGCAGATTCTGAGCAACAAGTTCCTTATTGTACGAATGAGAGAACTTCTGTGGAGAAAGGAAGATTGCCAGAAGTTTTACCAGGAGCATGAAG GGCGTTTTTTCTATCAGCGGCTGGTGGAGTTCATGGCCAG TGGGCCAATCCGAGCCTACATCCTCGCCCACAAGGATGCCATCCAACTCTGGAGGACAGTGATGGGACCCACCAGAGTGTTTCGAGCACGCCACGTGGCCCCAGATTCAATTCGTGGGAGTTTCGGCCTCACTGACACCCGTAATACAACCCATGGCTCAG ACTCTGTGGTTTCAGCCAGTAGAGAGATCGCAGCCTTCTTTCCCGACTTCAGTGAACAGCGCTGGTATGAGGAAGAGGAGCCCCAGTTGCGCTGTGGCCCTGTGCGCTACAATCCAGAGGGAGGCATCCACTTTGCAGCTGGAACAGGAGGCCCAGGGCCAACCTGA
- the NME6 gene encoding nucleoside diphosphate kinase 6 isoform X2, with amino-acid sequence MTSILRSPQALQLTLALIKPDAVAHPLILEAVHQQILSNKFLIVRMRELLWRKEDCQKFYQEHEGRFFYQRLVEFMASGPIRAYILAHKDAIQLWRTVMGPTRVFRARHVAPDSIRGSFGLTDTRNTTHGSDSVVSASREIAAFFPDFSEQRWYEEEEPQLRCGPVRYNPEGGIHFAAGTGGPGPT; translated from the exons ATGACCTCGATCTTACGGAGCCCTCAGGCTCTCCAGCTTACTCTGGCTCTGATCAAGCCTGATGCAGTTGCTCACCCACTGATTCTGGAG GCTGTTCATCAGCAGATTCTGAGCAACAAGTTCCTTATTGTACGAATGAGAGAACTTCTGTGGAGAAAGGAAGATTGCCAGAAGTTTTACCAGGAGCATGAAG GGCGTTTTTTCTATCAGCGGCTGGTGGAGTTCATGGCCAG TGGGCCAATCCGAGCCTACATCCTCGCCCACAAGGATGCCATCCAACTCTGGAGGACAGTGATGGGACCCACCAGAGTGTTTCGAGCACGCCACGTGGCCCCAGATTCAATTCGTGGGAGTTTCGGCCTCACTGACACCCGTAATACAACCCATGGCTCAG ACTCTGTGGTTTCAGCCAGTAGAGAGATCGCAGCCTTCTTTCCCGACTTCAGTGAACAGCGCTGGTATGAGGAAGAGGAGCCCCAGTTGCGCTGTGGCCCTGTGCGCTACAATCCAGAGGGAGGCATCCACTTTGCAGCTGGAACAGGAGGCCCAGGGCCAACCTGA